A single window of Nicotiana tomentosiformis chromosome 1, ASM39032v3, whole genome shotgun sequence DNA harbors:
- the LOC138907029 gene encoding secreted RxLR effector protein 161-like, translating into MDGAHPLSTLMVVRLLDVNKDPFRPQEKNEELLGHEVPYLSAIGALMYLDNTTRPYITFSVNVLARYSSVPTRRHWNGIKYILRYLKGTTDMGLFYGNDCNLDLVSYADAGYLSDSHKTRSQTGYVFTCGGRQN; encoded by the coding sequence atggatggagcacatccattaagtactttGATGGTTGTCCGAttacttgatgtgaataaggacccgttccgacctcaagaaaagaatgaggAGCTTCTTGGTcatgaagtaccatatcttagtgcaattggagcactaatgtatcttgataacactacaaggccttacataactttttcagttaatgtcttagcaagatatagctccgttcctacaaggagacattggaatggaataaAATACATATTGCgctatctaaaagggactaccgatatgggcttattttatggcaatgattgcaatcTCGATCTTGTTagttatgccgatgctggataTTTATCTGACTCACACAagactcgatctcaaacaggctatgtgtttacatgtggag